Proteins from a single region of Streptococcus mitis:
- the coaE gene encoding dephospho-CoA kinase (Dephospho-CoA kinase (CoaE) performs the final step in coenzyme A biosynthesis.), giving the protein MGKIIGITGGIASGKSTVTNFLRKQGFQVVDADALVHQLQKPGGRLFQALVQHFGQEIILENGELNRPLLASLIFSNPEEREWSKQIQGEIIREELATLRDQLAQTEEIFFMDIPLLFEQDYSAWFDETWLVYVDRNVQVERLMKRDQLSKDEAEFRLAAQWPLEKKKHLASHVLNNNGNQDQLLTQVFSLLEGGRQDDRD; this is encoded by the coding sequence ATGGGAAAAATCATTGGAATCACTGGGGGAATTGCCTCTGGTAAGTCAACCGTGACAAATTTTCTAAGAAAGCAAGGCTTTCAAGTAGTGGATGCCGACGCTCTTGTTCACCAACTACAGAAACCTGGTGGTCGTCTATTTCAGGCTCTAGTCCAGCATTTTGGGCAAGAAATCATCCTTGAAAACGGAGAACTTAATCGCCCTCTTCTAGCTAGTCTCATCTTTTCAAATCCTGAAGAACGAGAATGGTCTAAGCAAATCCAAGGAGAGATTATCCGTGAGGAACTAGCTACATTAAGAGACCAATTGGCTCAGACAGAAGAGATTTTCTTCATGGATATTCCCCTACTTTTTGAGCAGGACTACAGCGCTTGGTTTGATGAGACTTGGTTGGTCTATGTGGATAGAAATGTCCAAGTGGAACGCCTAATGAAAAGGGACCAGTTGTCTAAAGATGAAGCTGAGTTTCGTCTGGCAGCCCAATGGCCTTTAGAAAAAAAGAAACATTTGGCCAGCCATGTTTTAAACAACAATGGGAATCAGGACCAGCTTCTTACTCAGGTGTTCTCCCTGCTTGAGGGAGGTAGGCAAGATGACAGAGATTAA
- the mutM gene encoding DNA-formamidopyrimidine glycosylase, translating into MPELPEVETVRRGLEKLILGKKISSVEIRYPKMIKTDLDEFQKEVPGQVVESMGRRGKYLLFYLTDKVLISHLRMEGKYFYYLDQVPERKHAHVFFQFEDGGTLVYEDVRKFGTMELLAPDLLEAYFISKKLGPEPSEQDFDVQVFQAALAKSKKPIKSHLLDQTLVAGLGNIYVDEVLWRAQVHPVRPSQTLTAEEATVIHDQTIAVLGQAVEKGGSTIRTYTNAFGEDGTMQDFHQVYDKAGQECVRCGTIIEKIQLGGRGTHFCPQCQRRG; encoded by the coding sequence ATGCCTGAATTACCTGAGGTTGAAACCGTTCGACGTGGCTTGGAAAAATTGATTTTGGGAAAGAAGATTTCGAGTGTAGAAATTCGCTATCCCAAGATGATAAAGACAGATTTGGACGAGTTTCAAAAGGAAGTGCCTGGTCAAGTTGTTGAGTCAATGGGACGTCGTGGTAAATATTTGCTGTTTTACCTAACAGACAAGGTCTTGATTTCCCATTTGCGGATGGAGGGCAAGTATTTTTACTATCTGGACCAGGTTCCTGAACGCAAGCATGCCCATGTTTTCTTTCAGTTTGAAGATGGTGGCACGCTTGTTTATGAGGATGTTCGCAAGTTTGGTACTATGGAACTCTTGGCGCCTGACCTTTTGGAAGCCTACTTTATTTCTAAAAAATTAGGTCCTGAACCAAGCGAACAAGACTTTGATGTGCAGGTATTTCAAGCTGCCCTAGCCAAGTCTAAAAAGCCTATCAAATCCCATCTCCTAGATCAGACCTTGGTAGCTGGACTTGGCAATATCTATGTGGATGAGGTTCTCTGGCGAGCTCAGGTTCATCCAGTTAGACCTTCTCAGACTTTGACAGCAGAAGAAGCGACTGTCATTCATGACCAGACCATTGCTGTATTGGGACAGGCTGTTGAAAAAGGTGGCTCAACCATTCGGACTTATACTAATGCCTTTGGCGAAGATGGAACCATGCAGGATTTTCATCAGGTCTATGACAAGGCTGGTCAAGAATGTGTACGCTGTGGTACCATCATTGAGAAAATCCAACTAGGTGGACGAGGCACTCATTTTTGTCCTCAGTGCCAAAGGAGGGGCTGA